In Streptomyces sp. TS71-3, the following proteins share a genomic window:
- a CDS encoding L,D-transpeptidase family protein, which produces MACGVLVGALVSCGHADEPAAAKNGAAADRTEHARPRPVGLDQIPDVGEALRRRIPSGSHQVVAVHGKGRNSADSTVTLFTKQGDAWHKGPTWSAHNGKKGWTRDHHEGDKRSPVGVFTLSDAGGVLPDPGARLPYTASAAFQAPAYWGREYHHDFDYVIAIDYNRVKGTPPDDPHRPQGYTKGGSIWLHLDHGSGTSGCVSLPGSAMEYLLRTLDPRQHPVVVMGDDADLES; this is translated from the coding sequence ATGGCCTGCGGCGTACTGGTGGGCGCCCTGGTCTCATGCGGGCACGCCGACGAGCCGGCAGCGGCGAAGAACGGCGCCGCCGCGGACCGGACCGAGCACGCCCGGCCACGTCCCGTGGGTCTCGACCAGATCCCCGATGTGGGTGAGGCGCTGCGCCGTCGGATCCCATCCGGATCTCATCAGGTGGTAGCCGTTCACGGCAAGGGGCGGAATTCGGCCGACTCCACGGTGACGCTGTTCACCAAGCAGGGTGATGCGTGGCACAAGGGCCCTACCTGGTCCGCGCACAACGGCAAGAAGGGGTGGACCCGCGACCACCACGAGGGCGACAAGCGCAGCCCGGTGGGCGTGTTCACGCTCAGCGACGCGGGCGGGGTGCTGCCCGACCCGGGTGCCAGGCTGCCGTACACGGCGTCCGCCGCGTTCCAGGCTCCGGCGTACTGGGGCAGGGAGTACCACCACGACTTCGACTACGTCATCGCCATCGACTACAACCGCGTCAAGGGCACCCCGCCCGATGACCCGCACCGCCCTCAGGGCTATACGAAGGGCGGCAGCATCTGGCTGCATCTGGACCATGGCAGTGGCACATCGGGATGTGTGAGCCTGCCCGGATCCGCGATGGAGTACCTGCTCCGCACGCTGGACCCGCGGCAGCATCCCGTCGTGGTCATGGGTGACGACGCCGACCTGGAGTCCTGA
- a CDS encoding MarR family winged helix-turn-helix transcriptional regulator encodes MSTPDADGLLAEQLLRLTRRVHRIQKRHLEGSELGITPAQSRLLRVLAQYGAPPSMADLARHLEVVPRAVTTLVDGLESRGSVRRAPDPGNRRVIRIEITDDGRQALKELRRARRVAAEEILAPLSDRQREVLGGLLSALLDDPDVPPGAPARCGPAEAPATGQQHART; translated from the coding sequence ATGAGCACCCCAGATGCCGACGGCCTGCTAGCCGAGCAGCTGCTGCGCCTGACGCGCCGCGTGCACCGCATCCAGAAGCGCCATCTGGAGGGGTCCGAGCTCGGCATCACGCCGGCCCAGTCCCGGCTGCTCCGTGTCCTCGCTCAGTACGGGGCGCCGCCGAGCATGGCGGACCTCGCGCGCCATCTGGAGGTCGTGCCCCGCGCCGTGACCACGCTGGTGGACGGCCTGGAGAGCCGGGGCTCGGTGCGACGGGCCCCGGACCCCGGAAACCGCCGGGTGATACGGATCGAGATCACCGACGACGGGCGCCAGGCGCTCAAGGAGCTGCGGCGGGCGCGGCGGGTGGCGGCGGAGGAGATCCTCGCGCCGCTGAGCGACCGCCAGCGGGAGGTTCTGGGCGGCCTGCTGTCCGCCCTGCTGGACGACCCGGACGTCCCACCGGGCGCTCCCGCACGGTGCGGACCGGCCGAGGCACCCGCGACCGGCCAGCAGCACGCACGGACGTAA
- a CDS encoding ABC transporter ATP-binding protein, protein MRTEKSPWTPPDADPDQPRQTRRILRLFRPYRGRLAFVGLLVCASSLVSVVTPFLLKAVLDTAIPQGRTGLLSLLALGMILSAVVNSVFGVLQTLISTTVGQRVMHDLRTAVYGRLQRMSLAFFTRTRTGEVQSRIANDIGGMQATVTSTATSLVSNVTSVVATFVAMVALDWRLTVVSLLLMPAFVWISRKVGRERKKIATQRQKQMAAMAATVTESLSVSGILLGRTMGRADSLTRSFAVESEGLVDLEVRSNMAGRWRMAVITIVMAAMPAVIYWAAGLAFHFGGPTVSIGTLVAFVSLQQGLFRPAVSLLATGVQIQTSLALFQRIFEYLDLPVDIEEPSRPVRLGEVKGEIRFDGVEFRYDEKAAPTLDGIDLTVPAGGSLAVVGQTGAGKSTLSYLVPRLYDVTAGRVTIDGVDVRDMDFESLARTVGVVAQETYLFHASVADNLRFAKPDATDEDLVAAARAAQIHEHIASLPKGYDTLVGERGHRFSGGEKQRLAIARTILRDPPVLVLDEATSALDNRTEQAVQEALDALSADRTTITIAHRLSTIRGADQIVLLDAGRIAERGTHEELLQAGGRYAALVHRDARLEQAK, encoded by the coding sequence TTGCGCACCGAAAAGTCCCCCTGGACGCCGCCGGACGCCGATCCGGACCAGCCCCGCCAGACCCGCAGGATCCTCCGGCTCTTCCGCCCCTACCGTGGTCGCCTCGCCTTCGTCGGCCTGCTCGTCTGCGCCTCGTCCCTGGTGTCGGTCGTCACGCCCTTCCTGCTGAAGGCCGTCCTCGACACGGCCATCCCGCAAGGCCGCACCGGCCTGCTGAGCCTCCTCGCCCTGGGCATGATCCTCAGCGCGGTGGTCAACAGCGTCTTCGGCGTGTTGCAGACACTCATCTCGACCACGGTCGGCCAGCGCGTCATGCACGACCTGCGCACCGCCGTGTACGGCCGTCTGCAGCGCATGTCCCTCGCGTTCTTTACCCGCACCCGCACCGGCGAGGTCCAGTCCCGCATCGCCAACGACATCGGAGGCATGCAGGCCACGGTCACGTCCACGGCCACCTCCCTGGTCTCCAACGTCACGAGTGTGGTGGCGACCTTCGTGGCCATGGTCGCGCTGGACTGGCGCCTGACCGTCGTGTCGCTGCTGCTGATGCCGGCGTTCGTATGGATCAGCCGCAAGGTCGGGCGGGAACGCAAGAAGATCGCCACGCAACGGCAGAAGCAGATGGCGGCGATGGCGGCCACCGTCACGGAATCCCTGTCCGTCAGCGGCATCCTCCTCGGCCGCACCATGGGGCGGGCCGACTCCCTGACGCGTTCCTTCGCGGTCGAGTCCGAGGGCCTGGTCGACCTCGAGGTCCGGTCGAACATGGCGGGCCGATGGCGCATGGCGGTCATCACGATCGTCATGGCCGCCATGCCCGCCGTCATCTACTGGGCGGCGGGCCTCGCATTCCACTTCGGCGGCCCGACCGTCTCGATCGGTACGCTGGTCGCCTTCGTCTCGCTGCAACAGGGCCTGTTCAGGCCGGCGGTGAGCCTGCTGGCGACCGGTGTGCAGATACAGACCTCGCTCGCGCTCTTCCAGCGCATCTTCGAGTACCTCGATCTGCCCGTCGACATCGAGGAGCCCTCGCGTCCGGTGCGGCTCGGCGAGGTGAAGGGCGAGATCCGGTTCGACGGGGTCGAGTTCCGCTACGACGAGAAGGCGGCTCCGACGCTCGACGGCATCGACCTCACCGTCCCCGCGGGCGGCAGCCTGGCCGTGGTCGGGCAGACGGGGGCGGGCAAGTCGACGCTGAGCTACCTGGTTCCGCGGCTGTACGACGTCACGGCCGGCCGCGTCACCATCGACGGTGTCGACGTGCGCGACATGGACTTCGAGAGCCTTGCGCGCACGGTCGGGGTGGTCGCCCAGGAGACCTACCTCTTCCACGCCTCGGTCGCCGACAACCTCCGCTTCGCCAAGCCCGACGCCACCGACGAGGATCTGGTCGCCGCCGCCCGAGCCGCCCAGATCCACGAGCACATCGCGTCCCTGCCGAAGGGGTACGACACGCTCGTGGGGGAGCGGGGCCACCGCTTCTCCGGAGGCGAGAAGCAGCGTCTGGCGATCGCCCGCACCATCCTGCGCGACCCGCCCGTGCTCGTCCTCGACGAGGCGACCAGCGCGCTGGACAACCGTACGGAGCAGGCGGTGCAGGAGGCCCTCGACGCGCTCTCCGCCGACCGGACCACCATCACCATCGCGCACCGGCTCTCCACGATCCGCGGCGCCGACCAGATCGTGCTGCTCGACGCCGGCCGGATAGCCGAGCGCGGCACGCACGAGGAACTCCTCCAGGCGGGCGGGCGCTACGCGGCCCTGGTCCACAGAGACGCACGTTTGGAGCAGGCGAAATGA
- the mltG gene encoding endolytic transglycosylase MltG, giving the protein MRSTPPRRRRSRARLTRRGRLVVSTACALALGAVIAVIVTSLAPDEHHTEPPQTLTIPEGWRTSQVYEAVDKALGVPAGTAKKSVAQVHLALPQEARGNPEGYFFPATYLITRHTTPVSLLTEMVETANKKFSDRGVTTGAQGNALNVYQAVTIASVVQAEAAGPDDMGKVARIIYNRLSRGMPLQMDSTLNYGLNRSTVHTTEQDTKVNSPYNSYNRMGLPPTPIGNPGARAMQAAVNPTPGDWLYFVTVKPGDTRFTSSYEEQMRNVAEFNRYHQAARITSPG; this is encoded by the coding sequence ATGAGATCCACACCCCCGCGACGGAGGCGGAGCAGGGCACGGCTCACGCGCCGAGGCCGGCTCGTGGTGAGCACCGCATGTGCGCTCGCCCTCGGTGCCGTCATCGCGGTGATCGTGACATCGCTGGCACCCGACGAGCACCACACGGAGCCCCCGCAGACGCTGACGATCCCGGAGGGCTGGCGCACCAGCCAGGTGTACGAGGCAGTGGACAAGGCGCTCGGGGTTCCCGCGGGCACCGCCAAGAAGTCCGTGGCCCAGGTGCACCTGGCACTGCCGCAGGAGGCGCGGGGAAATCCGGAGGGGTACTTCTTTCCGGCCACGTACCTGATCACCCGGCACACGACCCCGGTGTCGCTGCTGACCGAGATGGTGGAGACCGCGAACAAGAAGTTCAGCGACCGGGGCGTGACGACAGGGGCCCAGGGGAACGCCCTGAACGTCTACCAGGCCGTCACCATCGCCAGTGTCGTCCAAGCGGAGGCCGCCGGCCCCGACGACATGGGCAAGGTGGCGCGCATCATCTACAACCGCCTCTCGCGCGGAATGCCGCTGCAGATGGACTCCACGCTGAACTACGGGCTGAACCGCTCCACGGTCCACACCACCGAGCAGGACACCAAGGTCAACAGCCCGTACAACTCGTACAACAGGATGGGCCTTCCGCCCACGCCCATCGGCAACCCCGGCGCGCGGGCGATGCAGGCCGCGGTCAATCCCACGCCGGGCGACTGGCTGTACTTCGTGACCGTCAAGCCGGGGGACACGCGGTTCACATCGAGTTACGAAGAGCAGATGCGGAACGTGGCCGAGTTCAACCGCTATCACCAGGCCGCCCGGATAACGAGCCCCGGATGA
- a CDS encoding NAD(P)-binding domain-containing protein, with product MNEFLGTDVDVLVVGAGQAGLSSAFHLRRTGFEPGAGFLVLDHAPGPGGAWQFRWPTLSYGVVHGMHSLPGMELTDADPARPSSEVITEYFTAYERTFDLRVRRPVDVHAVREGTGGRLLVETSAGNWAPRALINATGTWDRPFWPRYPGQGGFRGRQLHTAQYRGPEEFAGLRVVVVGGGSSGTQHLMEIAPYAAATTWVTRRPPVFREGPFDENRGREAVALVDERVRQGLPPLSVVSVTDLPLTDAIRRARAEGVLDRLPMFDRITPEGVAWDDGRRIEADAILWATGFRAAIEHLAPLRLRAAGGGIRVDGTRVVADPRIHLVGYGPSASTIGANRAGRAAVRDIRRLLAGQPGEPVAA from the coding sequence GTGAACGAATTCCTGGGCACGGACGTCGATGTGCTGGTCGTCGGCGCGGGGCAGGCCGGACTGTCCAGCGCCTTCCATCTGCGCCGCACCGGCTTCGAGCCGGGCGCCGGCTTCCTCGTGCTCGACCACGCGCCGGGCCCCGGCGGCGCATGGCAGTTCCGCTGGCCGACGCTCTCGTACGGCGTGGTGCACGGCATGCACTCGCTCCCCGGGATGGAGCTGACCGACGCCGACCCCGCCCGGCCGTCGTCCGAGGTGATCACCGAGTACTTCACGGCGTACGAGCGGACCTTCGACCTGCGCGTGCGACGGCCGGTGGACGTGCACGCGGTACGCGAGGGCACCGGTGGCCGCCTGCTCGTGGAGACATCGGCGGGGAACTGGGCGCCGCGCGCGCTGATCAACGCCACCGGCACCTGGGACCGGCCGTTCTGGCCGCGCTACCCCGGACAGGGGGGTTTCCGCGGACGGCAGCTGCACACCGCGCAGTACCGCGGCCCCGAGGAGTTCGCCGGGCTACGGGTGGTCGTGGTGGGCGGCGGGTCCTCGGGCACACAGCACCTGATGGAGATCGCCCCCTACGCCGCCGCGACGACCTGGGTGACCCGCAGGCCACCGGTCTTCCGCGAGGGCCCCTTCGACGAGAACCGGGGCCGGGAAGCCGTGGCGCTCGTCGACGAACGGGTCCGGCAGGGGCTGCCGCCGTTGAGCGTGGTCTCCGTCACCGATCTGCCCCTCACCGACGCCATCCGGCGGGCGCGCGCCGAGGGGGTGCTCGACAGGCTTCCCATGTTCGACCGGATCACCCCCGAGGGCGTCGCGTGGGACGACGGCCGCCGTATCGAGGCCGATGCCATCCTCTGGGCGACCGGCTTCCGGGCCGCCATCGAACATCTTGCGCCGCTCCGGCTGCGGGCGGCAGGCGGCGGGATCCGGGTCGACGGCACCCGGGTGGTCGCGGACCCGCGCATCCATCTCGTCGGCTACGGCCCCTCGGCCAGCACCATCGGGGCCAACCGTGCGGGGCGCGCAGCGGTACGGGACATCCGGCGACTGCTCGCGGGGCAGCCCGGGGAGCCTGTCGCGGCCTGA
- a CDS encoding secondary thiamine-phosphate synthase enzyme YjbQ, whose product MPDAFSTRNLNITTGSDETVVDITRTCDAYLREVADGRDGLLNVFVPHATAGIALIETGAGSDSDLLAALRDLLPADDRWQHRHGSAGHGRDHVLPAFVPPHATLPVVGGSLELGTWQSVCLVDTNRDNPRRTVRLTFLG is encoded by the coding sequence ATGCCCGACGCCTTCAGCACACGCAACCTGAACATCACCACCGGGTCCGACGAGACCGTCGTCGACATCACCCGGACCTGCGACGCCTACCTCAGGGAGGTGGCCGACGGCAGGGACGGCCTGCTCAACGTGTTCGTGCCGCACGCCACCGCGGGGATCGCCCTCATCGAGACGGGCGCGGGCAGCGACAGCGATCTCCTGGCCGCGCTGCGCGACCTGCTCCCCGCGGACGACCGGTGGCAGCACCGGCACGGTAGCGCCGGGCACGGTCGCGACCATGTCCTGCCGGCGTTCGTCCCGCCGCACGCCACGCTGCCCGTCGTCGGCGGGAGCCTCGAACTGGGCACCTGGCAGTCGGTGTGCCTGGTCGACACCAACCGGGACAACCCGCGCCGGACTGTGCGCCTGACGTTCCTGGGCTGA
- a CDS encoding glycoside hydrolase family 2 TIM barrel-domain containing protein — MAISRRTALSGAGVAALAGAAALRTAAPASAAVGAAAGSDSPAPDLLPDAGSVRTVDLRQGWRFVLVNTTGEDAPQPAAGDAGWRDVDLPHDWSIELDPRRDEHTTAGSGYLPGGLGWYTKTFTLPQAALGKRLSVEFDGVYMDAQVHFNGELVAAHPYGYTGFAADLTTLAHTDGTTPNMLAVRVRNQIPSSRWYSGSGIYRDVRLVVTDAVHLTRHGVTVTTPGLAESLAAQHAEVQVAAVAVSTEGAVPAQVTAVVVDPDGKVVAGGRTMATLTGMPTTATIRVRVDHPRLWSTEMAGVLPSGASGEPPAGSPATPGAKASGSPGAGGAGGPALYTVHTSVSVYGRTRDETTTRFGFRHFAFDPDHGFSLNGRRTKLQGVNLHHDQGALGSAFHPDAARRQLTLMRQMGVNALRTSHNPPAPGLVGLCDELGVLLMVEAFDCWRTPKNPYDYGRFFDGHSHDDITEMVNAAKNSPAVVMWSIGNEIPDSTSAAGVPMAKALIEAVRAADPTRPVVIGSDKYRDVPEDGSPRDLILRMLDGVGLNYNTAASVDALHAKYPDTFFFESESSSSTSARGVYDNPGQLNTGENYTPGRRGVSSYDNNLESWTMSGEYVLKKDRDREFHAGQFVWSGIDYLGEPTPYSDVFPVKSSFFGAVDTAGFPKDQFFLFRSQWSQEPMVHLLPMDWTGHRPKEEVTVWAYSNAEEAELFLNGSSLGVRRFDRKKTGYGTAYLETTEATGDDKTVTSGPYPGSYTSPNGSAGHLRLTWQVPFAPGKLVAVARRNGAEVARDVLRTAGQPAALRLTADRTEVTADGRALFFVTAEVTDARGVTVPDAGHALTFTVTGGHLAGADNGRQESAENHQSATRSAFNGKALAIVRAGRDAGRITVTAHADGLRPDSASVTAREAKALPASAAGAPDGTTAPAQAAATAPAASSSAASGPEADAGFSGAPDTVPAKMLDGDPATAWSNAYTMAPTALLPAISEAHPTAWVSLTWPERRRVGAVEAVFTIDGTHDLPASATVSHWNGREYVPVDRPVITWATASDQPTVIAFEPVATSAVRIDLTSRRPHEAGGFLRIVSLRGLPAGGEA, encoded by the coding sequence ATGGCGATCTCTCGAAGAACGGCTCTGAGCGGGGCGGGCGTGGCCGCGCTCGCGGGTGCGGCTGCCCTCCGGACGGCCGCACCCGCGTCGGCCGCCGTCGGCGCAGCGGCCGGCAGCGACAGCCCGGCCCCGGACCTGCTGCCGGACGCGGGGTCCGTACGTACCGTCGACCTCCGCCAGGGCTGGCGCTTCGTCCTGGTCAACACCACGGGTGAGGACGCCCCCCAGCCGGCCGCCGGCGACGCTGGCTGGCGCGACGTGGACCTTCCCCACGACTGGAGCATCGAACTCGATCCGCGCAGGGACGAGCACACCACCGCGGGCAGCGGCTACCTGCCGGGCGGGCTCGGCTGGTACACGAAGACCTTCACCCTGCCGCAGGCGGCCCTGGGGAAGCGGCTGTCGGTCGAGTTCGACGGCGTCTACATGGACGCGCAGGTGCACTTCAACGGCGAACTGGTCGCGGCCCACCCGTACGGGTACACGGGCTTCGCCGCCGACCTCACCACCCTGGCGCACACCGACGGCACGACGCCCAACATGCTCGCTGTCCGGGTGCGCAACCAGATCCCGAGCAGCCGCTGGTACTCGGGCAGCGGCATCTACCGCGACGTGCGCCTCGTGGTCACCGATGCCGTCCACCTCACCCGGCACGGTGTCACCGTCACCACGCCCGGCCTCGCCGAGTCACTCGCCGCCCAGCACGCCGAGGTACAGGTGGCCGCGGTCGCCGTCAGTACGGAGGGCGCCGTTCCCGCGCAGGTCACGGCCGTCGTGGTGGACCCGGACGGCAAGGTCGTGGCCGGCGGCCGCACCATGGCGACCCTGACGGGCATGCCCACCACTGCCACGATCCGCGTGCGCGTCGACCACCCCAGGCTCTGGTCGACGGAGATGGCCGGCGTTCTTCCGTCCGGGGCCTCCGGGGAGCCGCCGGCCGGGTCGCCGGCAACCCCCGGGGCCAAGGCCTCGGGGAGCCCTGGGGCCGGGGGAGCGGGGGGCCCCGCGCTGTACACGGTGCACACCAGCGTCAGCGTCTACGGCCGCACCCGCGACGAGACGACGACCCGTTTCGGTTTCCGCCACTTCGCCTTCGACCCCGACCACGGGTTCTCGCTCAACGGCCGGCGCACCAAGCTGCAGGGCGTCAACCTCCACCACGACCAGGGGGCGCTCGGCTCCGCCTTCCACCCCGATGCCGCCCGCCGTCAGCTGACGCTGATGCGCCAGATGGGCGTCAACGCACTGCGCACCTCGCACAATCCGCCCGCACCCGGGCTCGTCGGCCTCTGCGACGAACTCGGCGTCCTGCTCATGGTGGAGGCCTTCGACTGCTGGCGGACCCCCAAGAACCCGTACGACTACGGCAGGTTCTTCGACGGGCACAGCCACGACGACATCACGGAGATGGTCAACGCGGCGAAGAACTCGCCCGCGGTGGTGATGTGGTCCATCGGCAACGAGATCCCCGACAGCACCAGCGCCGCCGGCGTGCCGATGGCCAAGGCGCTGATAGAGGCAGTCCGGGCCGCCGATCCGACCCGGCCCGTGGTGATCGGCTCGGACAAGTACCGCGACGTGCCCGAGGACGGTTCGCCGCGGGACCTGATCCTGCGGATGCTGGACGGCGTCGGGCTCAACTACAACACCGCGGCCTCCGTGGACGCCCTGCACGCGAAGTACCCGGACACGTTCTTCTTCGAGTCGGAGTCTTCCTCGTCCACCTCCGCCAGGGGCGTCTACGACAACCCCGGCCAGCTGAACACCGGCGAGAACTACACACCCGGTCGGCGCGGCGTCTCGTCCTACGACAACAACCTCGAATCGTGGACCATGAGCGGCGAGTACGTCCTCAAGAAGGACCGCGACCGGGAGTTCCACGCCGGGCAGTTCGTGTGGAGCGGCATCGACTACCTCGGGGAGCCGACCCCGTACAGCGATGTGTTCCCCGTGAAGTCGTCGTTCTTCGGCGCCGTGGACACCGCGGGCTTCCCCAAGGACCAGTTCTTCCTCTTCCGCAGCCAGTGGAGCCAGGAGCCGATGGTCCACCTGCTGCCGATGGACTGGACCGGACACCGCCCGAAGGAGGAGGTGACGGTGTGGGCCTACAGCAACGCGGAGGAGGCCGAGCTCTTCCTCAACGGGTCGTCCCTCGGCGTCCGCCGCTTCGACAGGAAGAAGACCGGGTACGGGACCGCCTATCTGGAGACCACCGAGGCCACCGGCGACGACAAGACCGTCACCTCCGGACCCTACCCGGGTAGTTACACCAGCCCGAACGGCAGCGCAGGGCATCTGCGCCTGACCTGGCAGGTGCCGTTCGCCCCCGGCAAGCTCGTCGCGGTGGCACGGCGCAACGGCGCGGAGGTCGCCCGTGACGTGTTGCGCACCGCCGGGCAGCCGGCCGCGCTGCGGCTGACCGCCGACCGTACGGAAGTCACCGCTGACGGCAGGGCGCTCTTCTTCGTCACCGCCGAGGTGACCGACGCACGGGGCGTGACGGTGCCGGACGCCGGCCACGCGCTGACCTTCACCGTCACCGGCGGCCACCTCGCGGGTGCCGACAACGGCCGGCAGGAGAGCGCGGAGAACCACCAGTCGGCCACCCGGAGCGCCTTCAACGGCAAGGCCCTCGCGATCGTGCGGGCCGGGCGGGACGCGGGGAGGATCACCGTCACCGCCCACGCCGACGGGCTCCGGCCGGACTCCGCGTCGGTCACGGCCCGCGAGGCCAAGGCGCTTCCCGCGTCCGCAGCCGGGGCCCCGGACGGGACCACCGCGCCGGCCCAGGCGGCGGCCACGGCCCCCGCCGCGTCCTCCTCCGCCGCGTCGGGGCCCGAGGCGGATGCCGGCTTCTCCGGCGCCCCCGACACCGTTCCAGCGAAGATGCTGGACGGTGACCCCGCGACCGCGTGGTCGAACGCCTACACCATGGCCCCGACGGCGCTGCTGCCCGCGATCAGCGAGGCGCACCCCACCGCGTGGGTGTCGCTGACCTGGCCCGAGCGGCGGCGGGTCGGGGCAGTGGAGGCGGTGTTCACGATCGACGGCACGCACGACCTTCCCGCGTCGGCCACGGTGAGCCACTGGAACGGCAGGGAGTACGTGCCGGTCGACCGCCCCGTCATCACCTGGGCGACCGCCTCGGACCAGCCCACGGTGATCGCCTTCGAGCCGGTCGCCACCAGCGCCGTCCGCATCGACCTGACCAGCCGGCGCCCCCACGAGGCCGGCGGCTTCCTGCGGATCGTCAGCCTGCGGGGCCTGCCGGCCGGCGGGGAGGCCTGA
- a CDS encoding acyl-CoA dehydrogenase family protein: MLPGCPRPRQRRRLPRSSSAAKLVSASLATKVSAIAVQVCGAHGTQETASFGRYLRDATAYEVAGGSSEILKNTIAKSLIRTAQSA; this comes from the coding sequence GTGCTACCAGGCTGCCCGCGACCTCGACAGCGGCGGCGACTACCGCGCTCGTCCTCCGCGGCGAAACTGGTGTCGGCATCACTCGCCACCAAGGTCTCCGCCATCGCCGTCCAGGTCTGCGGCGCGCACGGAACCCAGGAAACAGCGTCCTTCGGCCGCTACCTCCGGGACGCGACGGCGTACGAAGTCGCCGGCGGATCCTCGGAGATCCTCAAGAACACCATCGCGAAAAGCCTGATCAGGACGGCGCAGTCCGCGTAG
- a CDS encoding acyl-CoA dehydrogenase family protein: MRSLETKARRSGSGWVVTGEKAFITSGSGADFFVVLAETDIGVSTFAVERDTPGVSTRETRGAETFGLRNGPHVNLVLDDVELPEDALIGVEGKGLKQAW; encoded by the coding sequence ATCCGGTCGCTCGAAACCAAGGCACGCAGGTCCGGTTCCGGCTGGGTCGTGACAGGGGAGAAGGCGTTCATCACGTCCGGGTCGGGAGCGGACTTCTTCGTGGTCCTCGCGGAGACCGACATCGGCGTGTCGACGTTCGCCGTGGAGCGGGACACCCCTGGCGTGTCGACCCGCGAGACCAGGGGGGCCGAGACCTTCGGCCTGCGCAACGGCCCGCACGTGAACCTCGTCCTCGACGACGTCGAACTCCCCGAGGACGCCCTCATCGGTGTCGAAGGCAAAGGGCTGAAGCAAGCATGGTGA
- a CDS encoding isocitrate/isopropylmalate family dehydrogenase → MFATSRLWRRTAGEVSASTGIPFDNVNVDRAAYEFVKYPELPAVVVTEGIFGDILSDVLCARARSPALCGSATINPDRRFGSGATALFEPSHGSSPHRAWSRRSNPTGGWLALADLFDWCPDLAPLGLAPRVREALDATYRGGALTYDLATDGTPAVGMDEFNARVLDALDLTRSGLTGAGR, encoded by the coding sequence GTGTTCGCCACCTCGCGCCTGTGGCGGCGCACCGCAGGGGAGGTCAGCGCGAGCACCGGCATCCCGTTCGACAACGTGAACGTGGACCGTGCCGCGTACGAGTTCGTGAAGTACCCGGAACTCCCGGCCGTCGTCGTCACCGAGGGCATCTTCGGCGACATCCTCTCCGATGTCCTGTGCGCCCGCGCGCGCTCGCCGGCCCTGTGCGGCTCGGCCACCATCAACCCCGACCGGCGGTTCGGCTCCGGTGCGACCGCCCTGTTCGAGCCGTCGCACGGCTCCTCACCCCACCGCGCGTGGTCCCGCCGCTCCAACCCAACAGGGGGGTGGCTGGCCCTGGCCGACCTGTTCGACTGGTGCCCGGACCTCGCACCGCTCGGCCTCGCACCGCGCGTGCGGGAGGCGCTCGACGCCACCTACCGCGGCGGCGCGTTGACCTACGACCTCGCCACGGACGGCACGCCGGCGGTCGGAATGGACGAGTTCAACGCCCGGGTCCTCGACGCTCTCGACCTCACGAGGTCCGGTCTCACGGGCGCCGGCCGATGA
- a CDS encoding HAD family phosphatase: protein MTSPGDSARQTTRPTTAATALPAVLFDLDGTLVDSEPLYYKAGLGTLADHGVTGFTWQDHEGYVGISTRETVALWRERYGIAASADVLLEDMERRYLRLARTEARAYPQMRSFVDRLSAAGVPMAVASGSSRAAIEAVLAGTGLTALLPVRVSSDEVARGKPAPDTFLEAARRLGAAPGDCVVVEDAAPGALAARAAGMRCIAVPYVAAQAEDPGFASAQLLFRGGQDEFTAQAAFTWVMQAVRDSRDGCAAGVPPQG from the coding sequence ATGACAAGCCCCGGCGACAGCGCACGCCAGACCACTCGTCCCACGACCGCCGCGACCGCCCTGCCGGCGGTCCTCTTCGACCTCGACGGCACGCTGGTGGACAGCGAGCCGCTCTACTACAAGGCGGGCCTCGGCACCCTGGCCGACCACGGCGTCACCGGTTTCACCTGGCAGGACCACGAGGGTTACGTCGGCATCAGCACCCGCGAGACGGTGGCGCTGTGGCGGGAGCGGTACGGCATCGCGGCGTCCGCGGACGTACTGCTGGAGGACATGGAGCGGCGGTATCTGCGGCTGGCGCGCACCGAAGCCAGGGCCTACCCGCAGATGCGGTCCTTCGTCGACCGCCTGAGCGCGGCAGGGGTGCCGATGGCGGTGGCCTCCGGGTCGTCCCGGGCGGCGATCGAGGCGGTGCTGGCGGGGACGGGCCTGACGGCGCTGCTGCCCGTGAGGGTGTCCTCGGACGAGGTGGCGCGCGGCAAGCCCGCCCCCGACACGTTCCTGGAGGCGGCTCGGCGGCTGGGCGCGGCCCCCGGCGACTGCGTCGTGGTGGAGGACGCCGCCCCCGGCGCCCTGGCCGCCCGGGCCGCCGGTATGCGCTGCATCGCGGTGCCCTACGTGGCCGCGCAGGCCGAGGATCCCGGCTTCGCCTCCGCCCAGCTGCTGTTCCGCGGGGGCCAGGACGAGTTCACGGCGCAGGCCGCTTTCACCTGGGTGATGCAGGCGGTGCGGGACAGCCGCGACGGGTGCGCGGCCGGGGTGCCGCCACAGGGCTAG